The genomic region CGGCGGCGATGCCGATCTTGAGCCCGCTGGGGCGTTTCCGGCCGCTGGGCTGGCCCGCGGCGATCCGGGTGGAGCCCTGGTTCTCGGGTGAAGAAGACATGATGTTTTCCTTTTGGACGATGGAGCGGAGGGGATGGCGCTGAGCGTTGGATTGAGATTACGGAGGCCCCTCCGGCGGCCACAACGGCAGCTGACGCAGGCGTTCACCCGGCGTCGCAATCGTTCATCCTGGCGGTCTTATACCTTCATCGGGAGTCGCGGAACGTCAAGAATCGCGGGTCAGAGACCGTCCGGGGCGGCTTTCAGGGTTTCCAGCACGGCGGGCAAAAGATGCTGCTGCCGGCCCCAAACCGGGTCGAGCAGCTCGACGTACCAGGAGTCGGCCAGCAGGAGGGCAAGGGTTTCGTTGCTTTCGCGTGCCCAGTCCTGGATTTGGTCGGACTCGACCGGATTTTCGCTGCTTCCCAAAACAGTGACCACTTCGCCGTCGTGCAGCGTGACCGGAACGGAGGCCTGGCTGACCTCGCCCGGGGCATGGGCGATGGCAATGAGTTCCGTCTCGGCCGACAGCCGCAGCAGGCGGGCGGCGGCCTCGGCGGAGCAGAAGCCGGTGACATACTCGCGCTGGGCATGCCCGGCGTCGGGACCGAAACCCGGCTGGGATTCCTTCGTGAACAGTCCGCTGCGGTTGAGCTCGGCCAGCTGGCCGGCGATGGGCAGGGTCTCGTCATCGAAGCGCGGGGCGAGGGTTCCGGGCTGGTACTCGCTGGTGCCTTCAAGCCACCGCGCGGTCAGCTCCCCGGCCGCGGGGAGGGAGGCTGCCTGGCGCCACACTTCACGGTCTGCCAGGAGCCTGCCGTAGCCGTCACGTTCGGTGGTGAATTGATCGCTCATACTCGATGCTAGGCGTGGTTTCGGGATGACCGACAGGCTGAATGACGCCTTCGAACGCAGTGTGAATCGCGGTTACGCCGTGTATCTTCCGGTTTCTCCGCGCTTTGACCCCCCTTTTGGGTTACCGGATAGTTGCTGCCACAACCTTCGCGTTCACTATTTCCAGGGGGCAACCATGGTCCGTCAGTCTCTCAAATCCCGCACGGGCACAATCAAGCCGGGGGTGGGCCTGGCCCTCACCGCCACCAGCCTGCTGGCGCTGTCCGCCTGCTCCGATCCCGGGGCTGCGGCTTCGGCGAACGCGGCTGCCACAACCACTGTCACGTCGGCAGCCAAGACCTTCAACCTCACGCCCGAGCAGGACCGCTTTCCCGTCACCGTGGACAAGGCTGCTGCGGCCCTGGTTCCGGAAGCCATCAAGAAGGACGGAACGCTGACCGTGGCCGTCAGCCCCTTCGCACCGCCGCTGGCGGTTTACGCCACGGACAACAAGACGCCGGTGGGCAACGAAGTGGACATCGCCGTCGCGCTGGCCCAGACGCTGGGACTGGAAGCCGAGATCGTTCCGACCGCCTGGGCGGACTGGCCCCTCGGCGTCGAATCGGGCAAGTACGAGGCCGTTCTCTCCAACGTCACCGTGACTGAGGAGCGCAAGCTCAAGTTCGACTTCGCCAGCTACCGGGACGACAAGCTCGGCTTCTATGCCAAGAGCGACAGCGGCCTCACCAAGGTCGAATCCGCCGCGGACGTCGCCGGCAAGCGCGTCATTGTCGGCTCGGGCACTAACCAGGAGTCCATCCTGCTGCGCTGGGACGAGGAGAACAAGGCCAAGGGGCTGAAGCCGGTCGAGTTCCAGTACTACGACGACGACTCCGCCTCGAACCTGGCCCTGCAGTCCGGCCGCGCGGACCTGACGTTCGGGCCGAACGCCACGGCCGCCTACAAGGCCGCGACCGACGAGAAGACCAAGCTGGTGGGCCTGGTGGACGGAGGCTGGCCCCTCAAGGCGAGCATCGCCGCCACCACCAGGAAGGGCAACGGGTTCGCCGCCGCTGCACAGGCAGGCCTGAACCACCTGATCGAGGACGGCACCTACGGCAAGATCCTGGACCGCTGGGGCCTGTCATCGGAAGCCGTGGCCAAATCGGAACTGAACCCGACGGGCCTGCCCAAGAGCTAGGTTGCCGGAACCACCCTGGCGAGCAGCTACTCCTACGGCAGCCGTCCGGGCCGCAGCACGCTCGGAATGCCCGCCTGATCAGGCTCCAGCGAGACCGGGCTGACCAGCACCGCAGGCCCGCGGTGCAGCACACCGTCGGAAAGTGCCCGGCAGCGCATGCCCCCGCGCCCGCGCATGGCGGCGTGCGCGCCGGGCGCGAGCATGCGGTCCATCCACGCGCAGGGATGGGCAGGCCGCCCGCCTTTGAACCGCACCACCCCGCCCTGGGATTCCAGCACGAACTCCTGGCCGAGGAGCGGGGCCAGATGCGCACCCCTGAGGATCACGTTGCGCCGGGTCAGCAGCGGGTCGAACGGGCCAGCGTCCAGTTCCGCGGCCATGGCTTCGAGGGCTTCGACAGCGAACAGGGTGACCGCCGCGTCCATGTGGGCAGCCTTGCCGAAGAACCGGTCACCGACGATGCCTTTACCGGCCACGATCTCCACCCGGCTGGCATCGGCCGTCGGCACATCAGCGGCGCCGTCACGCGCGCGGCCGAAGTAGGCGTGCGCCGGCGAGACGAGCAGATGCAGGACGTCCACGTTGTACCGGTAGGTTGCCGTCATGCAATTACGCTATACCCCGCTCAGGACAGAGGTCAGGCCGGCCTCGCGAGCAGGGAGCTGGCTTCCTGGCGGGTGGATCCGGAGGACTCGATGTGGGCGAGTTCGGCGGGGATTTCCCAGCCCTTTTTGCGCATGGCGGTGGCCCAGAGCCGGCCGGCGCGGTAGGAGGAGCGGACCAGGGGTCCGGACATGACGCCGAGGAAGCCGATCTCCTCGGCTTCGTGCTGCAGGTCCACGAATTCCTGCGGCTTGACCCAGCGGTCCACGGGGAGGTGGCGTTCGGAGGGGCGCAGGTACTGGGTGATGGTGATCAGGTCGCAGCCTGCCTGGTGGAGGTCGCGGAGGGCTTCGGAGATTTCTTCGCGGGTTTCGCCCATGCCCAGGATCAGGTTGGACTTCGTGACCATGCCCAGGTTCCGGCCCTGGGTGATGACGTCCAGGGAGCGTTCGTAGCGGAACGCGGGCCGGATCCGCTTGAAGATCCTTGGCACGGTTTCGACGTTGTGCGCGAACACCTCGGGTTTGGAGTCGCAGATCGCGGCGATGTGCCCGGGTTTGCCGGAGAAGTCCGGGATCAGGAGTTCGACGCCGGTGCCGGGGTTGAGTTCGTGGATTTTGCGGACCGTTTCGGCGTAGAGCCAGACGCCTTCGTCTTCGAGGTCGTCACGGGCGACGCCGGTGACGGTGGCGTAGCGCAGGGCCATTGCCTGCACGGAGCGGGCCACCTTCGTGGGTTCGAACCTGTCCACGGGGGAGGGTTTGCCGGTGTCGATCTGGCAGAAGTCGCAGCGGCGTGTGCATTCGGAGCCGCCGATCAGGAAGGTGGCTTCCTTGTCTTCCCAGCACTCGAAGATGTTGGGGCAGCCGGCCTCTTCGCAGACGGTGTGCAGGCCTTCCTTCTTGACCAGGTTCTTCAGGCCGACGAATTCCGGGCCCATCTGGACCTTGGCCTTGATCCAGTCCGGTTTGCGTTCCACCGGGGTGGCCGCATTGCGCTGCTCGATCCGCAGCATTTTCCGGCCTTCTGGTGCCAGTGTCATTGTTCTCTTCCTTAGTGCTAAATCAGCAGGCCACGACGTTGACGGCGAGGCCGCCCATGGCCGTTTCCTTGTATTTGGAGCTCATGTCCTTGCCGGTCTCCCGCATGGTCACGATGACCTCGTCCAGCGAGACCCGGTGCGAGCCGTCACCCCAAAGGGCCATCTTGGCCGCGTTGATGGCCTTCGCGGCGGCGATCGCATTGCGTTCGATGCAGGGCACCTGCACCAGCCCGCCGATCGGGTCGCAGGTCAGGCCCAGGTTGTGCTCCATGGCGATTTCCGCGGCGTTCTCCACCTGCGCGGGTGTGCCGCCCATGACCTCGGCAAGCCCGGCGGCGGCCATCGACGACGCCGATCCCACCTCGCCCTGGCAGCCCACCTCCGCGCCGGAAATGGACGCCTGCTCCTTGTACAGCACCCCGACGGCGCCCGCGGCGAGCAGGAAACGGACCACCACGTCGTCGCGGTCTTCCTGGCTGGCCTTATCCATCCCGGGAGCAAAATACAGCGCGTAATAGAGGACCGCCGGGATGATGCCGGCGGCGCCGTTGGTGGGGGCGGTGACCACGCGCCCGCCGGAGGCGTTTTCCTCATTGACGGCCAAGGCGATGAGGTTGACCCATTCCTGCCAGTACTTGGGGTCCCGGTCCTTGTCCTCCTTCAGGAGGCGTTCGTGCCAGTCGGGAGCACGACGGCGGACCTTCAGTCCGCCGGGCAGCAGCCCCTCCCGCTTCAGGCTCACCTCCACGCAGCTTTCCATCACCGAGTAGATGTGGAGCAGGCCTTCGCGGATGTCCTCCTCGGACCGGGAAGCGCGTTCGTTGACCAGCATGATGTCGGAGATGGACAGGCCCTGGGCGCGGCAGTGCTCCAGCAGTTCCGCGGCGGTGCGGAACGGCAGCGGCAGTTCCTTCTTCGATTCCTCCAGCTCCTGCTGGGCCGCGTCCTCCTCGCCTTCGCGGACAATGAAACCGCCGCCCACGGAGAAGAACGTCGCCTTCCGGAGCTCGGAGCAGGCGGCATCAAACACCGTGAACGTCATGCCGTTGGTGTGCCGGGGCAGCACGGTCAGCGGCCGCAGCACCATGTCCGCCACGCCATAGGGCAGCGGAACCGATCCGGCCAGCTGCAGCGTCCCGGTCTCCGCGATCGACGCCAGCCGTGCTTCAACCTCATCGGGCAGGATCAGCTCGGGGTGGTAACCCTCCAGGCCAAGCAGGATCGCCGTCATGGTTCCGTGCCCGTGCCCCGTCGCCGCGAGCGAGCCGTACAGGTCCACCCGCAGCGACGCCACCTGCTCCAGCACGCCGGAGGACGTCAGTTCCTCGGCAAACACCGCCGCAGCCCGCATGGGTCCGACGGTGTGCGAGGACGAAGGGCCAATCCCAATGGAAAACAGGTCAAAGACGCCAACAGCCATGGTCGGTTCCTAACTGGATAGTTGTGGTCGGTTCGGGCTGGGGAGGTGGACTTGCTGGGGGGAACTACAGTTCGCCGCCGTTTGCTGCTGCGTATTCTTCCGCCGACATCAGCGGACCCTCGTCGGTGACGGCCACCTTGAACAGCCAGCCGGCGCCGTAGGGGTCGCTGTTGATCAGTGCCGGATCGGCGACGACGCCGTCATTGATCTCGGTCACTTCACCGGTGACCGGTGCGTACAGGTCGGAGACGGACTTGGTGGATTCCACCTCGCCGCAGGTTTCGCCTGCCGTGACAGTGGAGCCGACCTCGGGCAGGTCCACATACACGATGTCGCCCAGGGCGTCGGCAGCGACAGCGGAAATCCCGATCCCCACCGGCCCGGCGCCGTCAGCAGCAACCCATTCGTGCTCGGCGGAGTACTTCAGTTCAGAAACAACCTTGCTCATGCGATTTTCCTTTGAGGTTTAGGGGCTGGTTACTTGGAGCGCTTGTAGAACGGCAGCGCGACCACTTCGAACGGCTCGGCCTTGCCACGCAGGTCGACGTCCAGGACCGTGCCCACTTCGGAGTGCTCGACGTCGACATACGCCATCGCGACCGGGTAACCGAGGGTGGGGGAGGGCTGGCCGGAGGTGACCTCGCCGACCAGCATGCCGTCCTTGAGGACAGGGTAGTGGCCGCGGGCGGCGCGCCGGCCGGTGCCCTTGAGGCCCACGAGCTTTTGGCCAACGGTGGAACCGACGCCGGCTGCCTTGATTGCGGCCAGCGCCTCCTTGCCCACGAAGTCGCTTTCCTTGGCTAGCGAAACCACCGGACCCAGTCCCGCAGCGTAGGCGTTGACCTGACGCG from Arthrobacter globiformis harbors:
- a CDS encoding DUF6919 domain-containing protein — encoded protein: MSDQFTTERDGYGRLLADREVWRQAASLPAAGELTARWLEGTSEYQPGTLAPRFDDETLPIAGQLAELNRSGLFTKESQPGFGPDAGHAQREYVTGFCSAEAAARLLRLSAETELIAIAHAPGEVSQASVPVTLHDGEVVTVLGSSENPVESDQIQDWARESNETLALLLADSWYVELLDPVWGRQQHLLPAVLETLKAAPDGL
- a CDS encoding ABC transporter substrate-binding protein — its product is MVRQSLKSRTGTIKPGVGLALTATSLLALSACSDPGAAASANAAATTTVTSAAKTFNLTPEQDRFPVTVDKAAAALVPEAIKKDGTLTVAVSPFAPPLAVYATDNKTPVGNEVDIAVALAQTLGLEAEIVPTAWADWPLGVESGKYEAVLSNVTVTEERKLKFDFASYRDDKLGFYAKSDSGLTKVESAADVAGKRVIVGSGTNQESILLRWDEENKAKGLKPVEFQYYDDDSASNLALQSGRADLTFGPNATAAYKAATDEKTKLVGLVDGGWPLKASIAATTRKGNGFAAAAQAGLNHLIEDGTYGKILDRWGLSSEAVAKSELNPTGLPKS
- a CDS encoding MOSC domain-containing protein, producing the protein MTATYRYNVDVLHLLVSPAHAYFGRARDGAADVPTADASRVEIVAGKGIVGDRFFGKAAHMDAAVTLFAVEALEAMAAELDAGPFDPLLTRRNVILRGAHLAPLLGQEFVLESQGGVVRFKGGRPAHPCAWMDRMLAPGAHAAMRGRGGMRCRALSDGVLHRGPAVLVSPVSLEPDQAGIPSVLRPGRLP
- the lipA gene encoding lipoyl synthase, yielding MTLAPEGRKMLRIEQRNAATPVERKPDWIKAKVQMGPEFVGLKNLVKKEGLHTVCEEAGCPNIFECWEDKEATFLIGGSECTRRCDFCQIDTGKPSPVDRFEPTKVARSVQAMALRYATVTGVARDDLEDEGVWLYAETVRKIHELNPGTGVELLIPDFSGKPGHIAAICDSKPEVFAHNVETVPRIFKRIRPAFRYERSLDVITQGRNLGMVTKSNLILGMGETREEISEALRDLHQAGCDLITITQYLRPSERHLPVDRWVKPQEFVDLQHEAEEIGFLGVMSGPLVRSSYRAGRLWATAMRKKGWEIPAELAHIESSGSTRQEASSLLARPA
- a CDS encoding L-serine ammonia-lyase encodes the protein MAVGVFDLFSIGIGPSSSHTVGPMRAAAVFAEELTSSGVLEQVASLRVDLYGSLAATGHGHGTMTAILLGLEGYHPELILPDEVEARLASIAETGTLQLAGSVPLPYGVADMVLRPLTVLPRHTNGMTFTVFDAACSELRKATFFSVGGGFIVREGEEDAAQQELEESKKELPLPFRTAAELLEHCRAQGLSISDIMLVNERASRSEEDIREGLLHIYSVMESCVEVSLKREGLLPGGLKVRRRAPDWHERLLKEDKDRDPKYWQEWVNLIALAVNEENASGGRVVTAPTNGAAGIIPAVLYYALYFAPGMDKASQEDRDDVVVRFLLAAGAVGVLYKEQASISGAEVGCQGEVGSASSMAAAGLAEVMGGTPAQVENAAEIAMEHNLGLTCDPIGGLVQVPCIERNAIAAAKAINAAKMALWGDGSHRVSLDEVIVTMRETGKDMSSKYKETAMGGLAVNVVAC
- the gcvH gene encoding glycine cleavage system protein GcvH; the protein is MSKVVSELKYSAEHEWVAADGAGPVGIGISAVAADALGDIVYVDLPEVGSTVTAGETCGEVESTKSVSDLYAPVTGEVTEINDGVVADPALINSDPYGAGWLFKVAVTDEGPLMSAEEYAAANGGEL